From the genome of Aspergillus fumigatus Af293 chromosome 1, whole genome shotgun sequence, one region includes:
- a CDS encoding leucine-rich repeat domain-containing protein → MEKLNTEDGQLFIKNLASFVRTHEKALANALQLRRQTNKNAQPTQSGLSSSSTSSTLAAALSFGSLRFASHNIKPAKLTLTPHHLFYLLSCFEDLSISVGPMNVRLENIHNDVSQSYVSFLNKPQRSKGDRDSIHSVSSVRSVMSGMSALWSSIGLGSKDSASKSEKVKAALDADLKYLYSAFTKIPCLRLAPDHRARLIRGYEEFPFDTAVPLHAFKNLSVLEIIDIDYRSFFGWDRLSEQLRTLTLKRANVEDMADLLTGIVLDDIDKRRRRSSKAQHSPVLGWNGNAHPQPVHKPDISGSVSAPGSPVVETAFGTSTSPKAVSMMRVGSEGAAPGRARTESVSPSRLTSSKHSSHRHNRGTSSRIRRTGSGSSNSSENSGYRNGSSSSLPSGILPPSKWRFLRHLGLPDNSLTSVTAAAFAPVANSLHSLDLSANLFTEVPDSLASLVALRALNLSHCMIDSLHSLSRNPLPAITALNLRGNRLRSLAGIERLPSLERLDLRDNNLFDPTEIARLTNLPEIREIWVSGNPFVKTHPNYRIVIFNLFRRTPGYSEDIIIDGSGPGYTERKQLVDRVAEVESAPVIRSAAADHLAVAVVSKPPNVALAAAASKASQPPAPENDRGIGTSRRKQGARRRIVDISLDKPADDNGDTGAVVPSVSPMQHVHLSVDPFVSTPTDRQWKSDGGPQAEPSNVPHPDGTVDTSFSSQIKRSSALQNMPQNSNWKADEEFYMQKLEALKQEFGSSWLSVMGDRTRDKSISMPRTGTSIGESNLLSAGTFPRAANQPILSGGNP, encoded by the exons atggagaagctgaacactgaagatggccagcttttcatcaaa AACCTCGCAAGCTTCGTACGTACCCATGAGAAAGCTCTTGCAAATGCACTGCAGCTAAGACGCCAAACCAACAAAAATGCACAACCTACTCAGTCGGGCTTGTCCTCAAGCTCGACTTCGTCAACCTTGGCGGCAGCCTTGTCCTTTGGGTCATTGAGGTTTGCCTCTCATAACATCAAGCCCGCCAAACTCACCCTCACccctcatcatctcttctaCCTCCTTTCCTGCTTTGAGGACCTTTCCATCTCCGTGGGACCTATGAACGTTAGGTTGGAGAATATCCATAACGACGTATCGCAGTCCTATGTCTCGTTTCTGAACAAACCCCAACGGTCCAAAGGTGACAGAGATTCCATTCACTCCGTGTCAAGTGTCCGTAGTGTCATGTCTGGCATGAGTGCCCTCTGGTCCTCAATAGGTCTGGGATCCAAGGATTCGGCTTCCAAGTCCGAGAAGGTCAAAGCTGCTCTGGACGCTGATCTTAAATATCTGTACTCTGCTTTTACCAAAATCCCCTGTTTACGTCTAGCCCCCGACCATCGCGCCCGCCTAATACGTGGGTACGAGGAGTTTCCCTTTGACACTGCAGTTCCTCTCCATGCTTTCAAAAACTTGAGCGTATTAGAGATTATCGATATAGACTACCGCTCATTCTTCGGCTGGGACCGACTGTCGGAGCAGTTGCGAACATTGACTCTAAAAAGGGCGAACGTCGAGGACATGGCAGATCTGCTGACCGGAATCGTGCTTGATGACATTGATAAACGCCGACGACGGTCGTCGAAGGCTCAGCATTCGCCAGTTCTTGGATGGAACGGAAATGCCCATCCTCAACCAGTGCATAAGCCTGATATTTCAGGCTCCGTTTCCGCTCCCGGCTCGCCAGTCGTTGAAACGGCGTTTGGAACAAGCACTAGCCCCAAGGCAGTTTCTATGATGCGAGTCGGCTCTGAAGGCGCTGCCCCCGGGCGAGCACGGACTGAAAGCGTTTCACCTTCACGCCTCACCAGTTCAAAGCACTCGAGCCATCGTCACAACCGAGGAACTTCTTCGCGAATCAGGCGTACTGGGTCGGGTAGCTCGAACTCTAGCGAAAACTCAGGGTATCGTAACGGAAGCTCATCAAGTCTGCCGTCCGGTATCCTTCCGCCATCGAAATGGCGGTTCCTGCGGCACTTGGGCCTCCCTGACAACTCCCTGACCTCTGTCACTGCGGCCGCCTTTGCACCCGTCGCCAACAGCCTACATTCCCTTGATCTGTCGGCTAACCTGTTCACCGAAGTCCCTGACAGTTTGGCCTCTCTAGTCGCTCTGAGAGCTCTCAATCTGTCTCACTGTATGATTGACTCTCTTCACTCACTGTCTCGCAACCCCCTTCCTGCGATCACAGCTCTAAACCTTCGTGGCAACCGTCTCCGTTCGCTCGCCGGTATCGAGCGGCTACCTTCGCTCGAGAGATTGGATCTGCGAGACAACAACCTGTTCGATCCTACAGAGATTGCCAGACTGACCAATCTCCCTGAGATACGGGAGATCTGGGTATCTGGAAATCCATTCGTCAAGACGCATCCCAACTACCGTATCGTGATTTTCAACCTCTTTCGCCGCACGCCAGGTTACTCAGAAGACATAATCATCGATGGTTCGGGACCAGGATACACCGAAAGGAAACAGCTTGTCGATCGGGTTGCAGAAGTTGAAAGCGCGCCAGTCATTCGGTCAGCTGCAGCGGACCATTTGGCCGTGGCTGTCGTTAGCAAACCACCGAATGTCGCACTGGCAGCCGCAGCTTCAAAGGCTTCTCAACCGCCAGCACCGGAGAATGATCGCGGAATCGGGACCAGTCGACGAAAGCAGGGTGCTCGGCGGAGAATTGTTGACATCTCGTTGGATAAACCCGCTGATGATAATGGCGATACAGGTGCGGTGGtgccttctgtttctcccATGCAGCATGTTCACTTGTCCGTTGATCCGTTCGTTTCGACGCCTACCGACCGTCAATGGAAATCTGATGGTGGACCCCAGGCCGAACCCTCCAACGTACCTCACCCTGACGGAACAGTCGACACTAGTTTCTCATCCCAGATCAAAAGATCTTCCGCTCTGCAGAACATGCCTCAGAACAGCAATTGGAAGGCCGACGAAGAATTTTACATGCAGAAACTGGAGGCTCTGAAGCAGGAGTTTGGTAGCAGTTGGCTCTCGGTGATGGGAGACCGTACTCGTGATAAGAGCATCAGCATGCCTCGTACAGGCACGAGCATTGGCGAATCCAACCTGCTGTCTGCAGGAACTTTCCCAAGGGCAGCTAACCAGCCTATACTCAGTGGCGGAAACCCCTGA
- a CDS encoding tetratricopeptide repeat protein gives MEYHGDGNGSGHPSQSQESAYPDIDETLQYPWQGSQPAVAGESSLHSVIDPRLYKDLFSRSASGQQAMEYGDEEDAQEYSQLDGSAEDSTYEFSAEESSTEEEPSDVEENAADEGDDDSVGRRRRRRRGTGPFSGRWGARGGKGIKRGPRKPLEPSAEFKMLHSDATSAFIDGDYETAIDLVKRAIHINPEMFAAHSLLSEIFLAQGQKDKALTALFSGAHTRPRDASVWFKVAQMILDRAGDDRPAALNDVIYCLSRVIDIEPKNYNARFQRAAVYRELGHNGRAVTEYERILKEVPHHPRALRNLAEAYIDLNEVTKAVDQWTESVEYYKSFEPEDAPDFSWSDANIYAELFSYLGRYEEGLKALKSVSRWLLGRRDDTMWENFNEDDREWDANDSPRRIKVDGYIPGRWPRDSYGLGLPLELRIKLGLFRLRMGYDHKNEALHHFSWLNPEDTSEGARLYDYGDLFREVADALKEVGLLEDALRYYTPIQQTTEYADISYFMAMGDCFMQLGNIEEAENCYLTVADYDTRNIESRAQLAKLYESIGMTEQALKYVNEAVLLGRQETKTHRRRKDTRLEQLALEFRTETDPELPGLRIAVPPERAEGLAPTLTTTSVNATRRKVQEAEEERTELVQFLYGKLLDIHPRVKEGNAEAIEDWLDIADALLREFRSNKVFYPFQRNIVFLGYSREAQRKAGKYKNRTLMDEMQEMASRLQESLGTVTDESLQDAVPTDYHGISFDEWLDLFLQYALVVSGQGEPDEAYDSLAAAADASIWYHSKPCTRLIHVCWFTCALKAQDEETLANEARWFIKEYQFVTDTYRLFSMLSRLCGDPHRSLFHSSPNMKFMLRQIKAMDFSIPDGPNDSRPSKAVRESIYRERATLTTRDESGEAIPADQLDVALLVLYGHILYSGNSFYPALNYFFRAYDLDDQNPAVLLSIALCYIHHSLKRQSDNRHYLIMQGLSFMHEYRRVRERKGSLLQERQEMEFNFARVWHLLGLAHLAIEGYQRVLALGEQIQTESQNKIPQPLTTNADPADSSDVVKEDTHHAGQVGIRFVEDFSREAAVALQNIFALSGDLESAREVTSKFLVI, from the exons ATGGAATACCATGGTGACGGAAATGGGTCTGGTCACCCCTCTCAGTCTCAGGAGTCCGCCTATCCTGACATTGATGAGACGTTGCAGTACCCTTGGCAAGGTTCTCAGCCAGCCGTCGCAGGCGAATCCTCACTTCACTCCGTAATTGATCCTCGCCTTTACAAGGATCTGTTTTCGCGGAGCGCCTCTGGCCAGCAAGCCATGGAGTATggggacgaggaggatgcaCAGGAGTATTCGCAACTGGATGGCTCGGCGGAGGACTCCACTTACGAATTCTCAGCAGAAGAATCTTCAAC GGAAGAGGAGCCTTCAGATGTAGAAGAGAATGCTGCAGACGAaggtgatgatgattcgGTCGGTCGGAGACGACGCCGCAGAAGAGGCACGGGGCCCTTTTCTGGACGATGGGGCGCCCGTGGCGGGAAAGGAATCAAGAGAGGACCTCGTAAGCCGCTGGAGCCCAGTGCGGAATTCAAGATGCTGCACTCGGACGCTACCTCGGCCTTTATCGATGGCGACTATGAAACCGCCATTGATCTTGTGAAGCGTGCAATCCATATCAACCCTGAGATGTTTGCTGCTCACTCGCTGCTGTCGGAGATCTTTCTAGCTCAGGGCCAGAAAGACAAAGCTCTAACGGCGCTGTTCAGCGGGGCTCATACGCGACCGAGGGATGCATCGGTGTGGTTCAAAGTAGCGCAAATGATACTTGATCGAGCCGGCGATGACCGTCCAGCAGCCCTGAACGATGTCATCTATTGCCTGAGCCGCGTCATTGATATTGAACCCAAGAACTATAATGCGAGGTTTCAGAGAGCTGCTGTCTATCGAGAGTTGGGCCATAATGGCCGGGCTGTCACGGAGTACGAAAGAATCCTCAAGGAAGTTCCGCATCATCCACGGGCTTTGCGAAATCTGGCAGAAGCCTACATTGATCTCAACGAAGTTACGAAGGCTGTAGATCAGTGGACGGAAAGTGTTGAGTACTACAAGTCCTTTGAGCCGGAAGATGCTCCCGACTTTTCCTGGTCCGACGCCAACATATACGCCGAATTGTTCAGCTATCTGGGCCGATATGAAGAAGGATTAAAGGCTCTTAAGTCTGTCTCACGATGGCTTCTTGGTCGCCGAGATGATACTATGTGGGAAAATTTCAACGAAGACGACCGCGAATGGGATGCAAACGATTCGCCTAGGCGCATCAAAGTCGATGGTTATATTCCTGGACGTTGGCCACGAGATTCATATGGGTTGGGCCTTCCGCTTGAACTTCGGATCAAGCTTGGTCTGTTTCGTCTCAGGATGGGCTACGATCACAAAAACGAAGCTCTG CATCATTTCTCATGGTTGAACCCAGAAGACACCTCAGAAGGGGCTAGACTCTATGATTATGGCGACCTCTTCCGCGAGGTTGCTGATGCGCTCAAGGAAGTTGGTTTACTGGAGGACGCGCTCCGGTATTATACGCCGATCCAGCAGACTACTGAGTATGCCGACATCAGCTATttcatggccatgggagACTGCTTTATGCAGTTGGGCAACATTGAAGAAGCTGAGAATTGCTACCTTACGGTGGCAGACTATGATACAAGAAACATAGAATCGCGTGCACAGCTCGCAAAGCTGTACGAGAGCATCGGAATGACTGAACAAGCGCTGAAGTACGTCAACGAAGCCGTGCTGCTTGGGCGACAGGAGACCAAAACTCATCGCCGAAGAAAGGATACTCGGTTGGAACAACTCGCGCTCGAGTTCAGAACCGAGACCGATCCGGAACTACCAGGTCTGAGAATTGCTGTACCGCCTGAACGTGCTGAAGGACTGGCTCCGACGCTTACCACTACTTCTGTAAACGCTACGAGGAGAAAGGTCCAAGAagcggaggaggaaaggacAGAACTTGTCCAGTTTTTGTATGGGAAGCTGTTAGATATTCACCCAAGGGTCAAAGAGGGCAATGCCGAAGCGATTGAGGACTGGCTCGATATCGCGGATGCTTTGCTACGTGAGTTTCGCTCCAATAAGGTGTTTTATCCTTTCCAACGCAACATCGTGTTCCTCGGTTATTCAAGGGAAGCACAAAGGAAGGCGGGAAAGTACAAAAATCGTACTCTCATGGATGAGATGCAGGAAATGGCGAGTCGTCTCCAGGAGTCTTTAG GCACAGTTACCGACGAGTCTCTCCAGGACGCTGTACCAACCGACTACCATGGTATCAGCTTCGACGAGTGGCTGGACTTATTCCTGCAATACGCCCTTGTCGTCTCAGGGCAAGGGGAGCCTGACGAAGCGTACGATAGtcttgcagctgctgcagatgccaGTATTTGGTATCACTCGAAACCTTGCACTCGACTTATCCACGTCTGCTGGTTTA CATGTGCCCTGAAGGCGCAAGACGAGGAGACTCTTGCAAATGAAGCACGCTGGTTCATCAAAGAGTATCAATTCGTCACAGACACATATCGCTTATTCTCCATGCTGAGCCGGCTCTGCGGCGACCCTCACCGGTCTCTCTTCCATTCCTCACCAAACATGAAATTCATGCTGCGGCagatcaaggccatggaCTTTTCCATTCCGGATGGCCCCAATGACTCCAGACCCAGCAAAGCAGTCCGCGAGTCAATCTACAGAGAGCGCGCGACGCTCACCACCCGCGACGAGTCAGGCGAAGCCATTCCCGCTGATCAATTGGACGTCGCCCTGCTTGTGCTATATGGCCACATCCTATATTCCGGCAACAGTTTCTACCCAGCTCTCAACTACTTTTTCCGTGCATACGATCTCGACGACCAGAACCCTGCTGTCCTACTCTCCATTGCCCTCTGCTACATCCACCACTCGCTCAAACGCCAGTCCGACAACCGTCACTACCTCATCATGCAGGGCCTCTCATTCATGCACGAATACCGTCGCGTTCGCGAGCGAAAGGGAAGCCTCCTCCAGGAACggcaggagatggagtttAACTTTGCTCGCGTATGGCATCTACTCGGCCTCGCGCATCTCGCTATCGAAGGATACCAGCGTGTCCTGGCGCTTGGGGAGCAGATCCAGACCGAATCTCAGAATAAGATCCCTCAGCCGTTGACCACGAACGCGGATCCAGCAGACAGTAGCGACGTCGTGAAAGAGGATACCCATCACGCTGGGCAAGTTGGGATTCGGTTTGTGGAGGACTTCTCGCGCGAAGCTGCCGTTGCGCTGCAGAATATCTTCGCATTAAGCGGTGACCTGGAGTCAGCGAGGGAGGTTACGAGCAAATTCCTGGTTATATAA
- the glcA gene encoding type 1 serine/threonine-protein phosphatase catalytic subunit GLC7, whose product MADQEVDLDNIIDRLLEVRGSRPGKQVQLLEAEIRYLCTKAREIFISQPILLELEAPIKICGDIHGQYYDLLRLFEYGGFPPEANYLFLGDYVDRGKQSLETICLLLAYKIKYPENFFVLRGNHECASINRIYGFYDECKRRYNIKLWKTFTDCFNCLPIAAIIDEKIFTMHGGLSPDLNSMEQIRRVMRPTDIPDCGLLCDLLWSDPDKDITGWSENDRGVSFTFGPDVVSRFLQKHDMDLICRAHQVVEDGYEFFSKRQLVTLFSAPNYCGEFDNAGAMMSVDESLLCSFQILKPAEKKQKYVYGGMSSGAPTPPRKPKKK is encoded by the exons ATGGCTGATCAAGAAGTGGATCTGGACAACATCATTGATAGATTGCTGGAGGTGAGGGGCAGCCGGCCTGGAAAGCAGGTGCAACTGTTGGAAGCGGAGATTCGGTATCTTTGCACCAAGGCTAGGGAGATTTTCATCTCTCAACCGATACTGTTGGAACTGGAAGCGCCAATCAAG ATCTGTGGTGACATTCACGGCCAATACTACGATCTCTTGCGTCTTTTCGAATACGGTGGCTTCCCGCCTGAAGCCAATtacctcttcctcggagaCTACGTCGACCGTGGCAAGCAGTCGCTTGAGACCATCTGCCTCCTCCTTGCGTACAAGATCAAATATCCTGAAAACTTCTTTGTTCTCCGTGGTAACCACGAATGTGCCTCCATCAACCGTATCTATGGCTTCTATGACGAGTGCAAGCGGCGGTACAACATTAAGCTCTGGAAGACATTCACTGATTGCTTCAACTGCTTGCCCATCGCTGCAATCATCGACGAGAAGATCTTCACCATGCATGGCGGTCTCAGCCCCGATCTGAACTCTATGGAACAGATCCGTCGCGTCATGCGTCCTACCGAT ATCCCTGACTGTGGTCTTCTCTGCGATCTTCTCTGGTCCGATCCCGACAAAGATATCACCGGCTGGAGCGAGAACGACCGAGGTGTATCGTTTACATTTGGTCCCGATGTTGTATCTCGTTTCCTCCAGAAGCATGATATGGATCTGATATGCCGTGCACACCAAGTCGTTGAGGACGGTTACGAATTTTTCTCGAAAAGACAGCTTGTAACGCTATTCAGTGCTCCCAACTACTGTGGAGAGTTCGACAACGCCGGTGCAATGATGAGTGTCGATGAAAGCCTTCTTTGTTCATTCCAG ATTTTGAAACCAGCagagaagaaacaaaagTACGTTTACGGGGGCATGAGCTCAGGCGCGCCCACTCCTCCGCGCAAACCAAAGAAGAAGTAA
- the vts1 gene encoding RNA-binding protein VTS1 has protein sequence MASHIIGNRNSTPDASKSSLRPPSSSRNLGSHQLRASADMSGFPSPLSSRSIRPSSEVYYSQQSQAQNNAEDPLDRAAQQWLADIDQYETTLEEMAAATLDQDFKDELSAIEQWFRVLSEAERTAALYALLQQTTQVQIRFFIQVLQQMAKSHPMSGLLSPANFSEKDAMSNRLNDAMSKLNIDSSRNSLGRPPPSPGAKRNSGLDSSTINAMFPDAAAAIAKKKAEFTQQTGNAPPSNRNSAVYGDRSSLVAPTISAPDNTDNLGQPPASPWAQRGNEPQPPIARPKSSSGQQPMGQFSQASSGLRSPLPTQTATITAPEIEAPLLSPYNVGNASWASMTNTPMTATFGQQVHQPPNSQADMVANATAMKLAALSTVNNRIALDDARKYRRARSNDGQGRSSNTNVNQTIQGGLASPGLPGANHLVAGQLLNAQQLAALQAQQQAAMAGRRSRPTSPGIAMQGGALAAMGFTSPQNNGFLAAYDPNNPLLGNGLGALGLSQFGLGGHEGYLSDHSEVTRGRSPRGRRGSSKPPEDPTDPNLLKDIPSWLRSLRLHKYTDNLKDLKWTELIELDDKALEERGVNALGARNKMLKVFEQVKEAKSEGKLDSIA, from the exons ATGGCTAGCCACATCATCGGCAACCGTAACAGCACTCCGGACGCCTCCAAATCGTCCCTTCGTCCTCCGTCGTCTTCTCGGAACCTTGGTTCTCACCAGCTACGCGCGTCGGCCGATATGTCGGGCTTCCCGTCTCCGCTGTCGTCTCGCAGCATCCGCCCGTCCTCAGAGGTGTACTATAGCCAGCAGTCTCAGGCTCAGAACAATGCGGAGGATCCGTTGGATCGTGCAGCTCAGCAGTGGCTCGCCGATATTGATCAATACGAGACCActctggaggagatggcggctgccaCACTTGACCAGGACTTCAAGGACGAGCTTAGTGCTATCGAACAATGGTTCCGCGTCCTCAGTGAGGCCGAGAGGACTGCCGCTCTTTATGCTTTGCTGCAGCAGACTACACAGGTGCAGATCCGATTCTTCATTCAGGTGCTGCAGCAGATGGCCAAAAGTCACCCAATGTCGGGGCTTTTGTCACCTGCCAATTTTAGTGAGAAAG ACGCGATGTCCAATAGGTTGAATGATGCGATGTCGAAGTTGAATATCGACAGCTCCCGCAACTCCTTGGGTCGCCCTCCGCCGTCCCCAGGCGCCAAGCGCAACTCGGGCCTGGACTCTTCGACCATTAATGCCATGTTCCCCGATGCGGCCGCGGCCAttgccaagaagaaggccgagtTCACACAGCAAACCGGCAACGCTCCGCCTTCCAACCGCAATAGCGCTGTCTATGGCGACCGCTCCTCGCTTGTTGCACCGACCATCTCCGCTCCGGACAACACAGACAATCTGGGTCAGCCTCCCGCTTCGCCCTGGGCTCAACGAGGTAATGAGCCTCAGCCGCCTATTGCCCGACCTAAGTCTTCATCCGGTCAGCAGCCGATGGGCCAGTTCAGCCAGGCCTCATCGGGCCTGCGTTCTCCGCTACCGACCCAGACGGCCACCATCACGGCTCCAGAGATCGAGGCACCGCTGCTGTCACCGTACAATGTTGGAAATGCCAGCTGGGCCTCCATGACCAACACTCCGATGACAGCGACTTTTGGTCAGCAGGTGCACCAGCCGCCGAACTCGCAGGCCGATATGGTTGCGAATGCCACTGCGATGAAGCTGGCCGCTTTGTCGACAGTCAACAACCGCATAGCCCTGGATGATGCACGCAAGTACCGTCGTGCTCGCTCAAACGATGGACAGGGCAGGTCTTCCAACACCAATGTCAATCAGACCATACAAGGCGGTCTTGCAAGCCCCGGTCTACCGGGAGCGAATCATCTAGTTGCGGGACAGCTATTGAACGCCCAACAGCTAGCTGCTTTGCAAGCTCAACAGCAGGCAGCGATGGCGGGTCGACGGTCCCGCCCCACCTCCCCAGGCATTGCCATGCAAGGAGGCGCACTTGCAGCAATGGGCTTCACATCGCCTCAGAACAATGGCTTCCTGGCGGCTTATGACCCGAACAATCCGTTACTGGGTAATGGATTGGGTGCTCTAGGTCTCAGCCAGTTTGGGCTCGGCGGTCATGAGGGCTACCTCTCAGACCATTCCGAAGTCACTCGTGGTCGCTCTCCCCGGGGTCGCCGCGGCAGCTCCAAGCCGCCCGAGGATCCCACCGATCCGAATCTTCTGAAGGATATTCCCAGCTGGCTGAGATCTCTTCGCTTGCACAAGTATACGGATAACCTCAAGGATCTCAAATGGACTGAGCTGATTGAGCTCGACGACAAGGCTCTAGAGGAGCGAGGTGTCAACGCTCTTGGCGCCCGGAACAAGATGCTCAAG GTGTTTGAGCAAGTCAAGGAGGCCAAGTCCGAAGGAAAACTTGACAGCATTGCGTGA
- a CDS encoding patatin-like phospholipase domain-containing protein, which translates to MRGAVTPSDVDVKLLAASKQALGIASQQRFFSLLYIHYECYPTMTSDEKSATRDIYDPNTLPDYDREFIEPDDLRQFEKALNAPEAAPLVALNDWRPVNQRVRKSRRTKPRRSKDETREGVLYTVLKWPFLFTVFAWITVLGFAYTLTRLYIFLYEQFVTWRGKREQLRRELSMQTNYQDWLKAAQALDTYLGNLKWKETDEYAYYDHLTINKVVAQLKQTRKAAEMEMQNGRPGLSDPPAVEELCFLLEACVKNNFAGVENPRLYSETYSGTKDLVQEYIDEVHSCIRLVLDSKQISNEDKYQFFKHLDTNFGRTALCLSGGATFAYYHFGVIRALLDNDVLPEIITGTSGGALVAALVATRTDEELKQLLVPALAHRIRACHEGFTTWVRRWWRTGARFDTLDWARQCSWFCRGSTTFREAYERTGRILNVSCVPSDPHSPTILANYLTSPDCVIWSAVLASAAVPGILNPVVLMTKKRDGTLAPYSFGHKWKDGSLRTDIPIKALNLHFNVNFTIVSQVNPHINLFFFNSRGSVGRPVTHRKGRGWRGGFLGSAIEQYIKLDMNKWLRVLRHLELLPRPLGQDWSEIWLQKFSGTITIWPKSIPSDFYHILSDPSPERLARMLHVGKQSAFPKIQFIKNRLKIENAIMQGLQQCSSGGGRVMSPILSRRRQDRAQEHADRMVERLDQSFPERQSDYKDESHYAEVSDSLSATSSRPHTPDARRSSMFEEMRRQSAVFFDDPDMYADEDAVTT; encoded by the exons ATGCGTGGGGCGGTGACACCATCTGACGTCGATGTCAAGCTACTCGCGGCTTCCAAACAGGCTTTGGGAATAGCATCTCAGCAACGTTTCTTCTCCCTTCTATATATCCACTATGAATGTTATCCAACAATGACATCGGATGAAAAGTCTGCCACTCGCGACATATACGATCCCAATACGCTTCCCGACTATGACCGGGAGTTTATCGAACCGGATGACCTCCGCCAATTCGAGAAGGCGCTGAATGCCCCCGAAGCCGCTCCTCTCGTTGCGCTCAATGACTGGCGTCCAGTCAATCAACGAGTTCGGAAAAGCCGTCGAACCAAACCGAGGAGAAGCAAAGACGAAACGCGAGAAGGTGTACTCTACACGGTGTTGAAATGGCCATTCCTCTTTACGGTTTTTGCATGGATAACGGTCCTCGGCTTCGCCTATACACTGACGCGCTTGTATATCTTCCTATATGAGCAATTTGTAACATGGAGAGGCAAGAGGGAGCAACTAAGGAGAGAGCTGTCCATGCAAACCAACTATCAGGACTGGCTGAAAGCAGCACAGGCACTCGATACTTACCTCGGAAATCTCAAGTGGAAGGAAACGGACGAATATGCATACTACGACCATCTTACCATCAATAAAGTGGTTGCGCAGCTGAAACAAACTAGAAAGGCAGCCGAGATGGAGATGCAAAATGGACGCCCAGGCCTGAGTGATCCTCCTGCCGTCGAAGAGCTTTGCTTTCTGCTCGAAGCATGCGTGAAGAATAACTTCGCAGGCGTGGAAAATCCTCGATTGTATAGTGAAACATATTCAGGAACGAAGGATCTCGTGCAGGAGTACATTGACGAAGTCCACTCTTGTATCCGGCTAGTCCTGGATAGTAAACAGATCTCGAATGAGGACAAGTATCAGTTCTTCAAGCATCTGGACACCAACTTTGGTCGCACGGCTCTCTGCCTGTCTGGCGGTGCCACATTTGCCTATTACCATTTTGGTGTCATCCGGGCGCTGCTCGATAACGACGTCTTACCCGAGATCATTACCGGAACGTCAGGAGGTGCCTTGGTTGCCGCTCTAGTCGCTACTAGGACTGATGAGGAACTGAAACAGCTGCTCGTTCCGGCCCTGGCTCATAGGATTAGGGCGTGCCATGAGGGCTTCACAACGTGGGTGCGGCGTTGGTGGCGAACGGGGGCCAGGTTCGACACTCTGGATTGGGCTCGCCAGTGTAGCTGGTTCTGCAGGGGCTCGACCACATTTCGAGAAGCCTACGAGAGAACCGGGCGTATATTGAATGTCTCCTGTGTTCCGTCTGACCCTCATTCACCGACGATTCTTGCGAACTATCTCACCTCGCCTGATTGTGTCATCTGGAGCGCAGTCCTTGCATCGGCCGCAGTCCCTGGTATTCTCAACCCAGTTGTTCTAATGACCAAGAAGCGTGATGGAACACTTGCTCCATATTCTTTTGGACACAAGTGGAAGGATGGCAGTTTGAGGACGGATATACCTATCAAGGCTTTGAATCTGCATTTCAACGTGAATTTTACAATAGTATCACAG GTCAATCCGCATatcaacctcttcttcttcaattcgCGAGGATCCGTCGGCCGGCCTGTCACCCATCGTAAAGGCCGCGGGTGGCGCGGAGGGTTTCTGGGGTCCGCGATCGAGCAATATATCAAACTCGATATGAATAAGTGGCTTCGAGTCCTCCGCCATCTCGAGCTCCTGCCCCGACCGTTGGGCCAGGACTGGAGTGAGATCTGGCTGCAGAAATTCAGCGGCACCATTACGATCTGGCCCAAGAGCATCCCCTCCGACTTTTACCATATACTATCGGACCCTAGTCCAGAGCGCCTAGCACGCATGCTTCACGTGGGCAAGCAAAGTGCTTTCCCGAAGATTCAATTTATCAAGAATCGGCTCAAAATCGAAAACGCGATTATGCAGGGCCTGCAGCAGTGTTCCTCCGGCGGAGGAAGGGTGATGTCACCGATTCTGTCGCGCCGACGCCAGGACCGTGCACAGGAACATGCAGACCGGATGGTCGAGCGTCTCGACCAGAGCTTCCCTGAGCGCCAGTCGGATTACAAAGACGAGTCCCACTACGCGGAGGTCTCAGACAGCCTGTCTGCGACTTCGTCCCGCCCACACACCCCGGACGCGCGACGAAGCAGCATGTTCGAGGAAATGCGGCGCCAGTCAGCTGTTTTCTTTGACGATCCAGACATGTACGCCGACGAGGATGCAGTAACTACCTAG